A DNA window from Amycolatopsis sp. DSM 110486 contains the following coding sequences:
- the rpe gene encoding ribulose-phosphate 3-epimerase, translating to MADRPLIAPSILSADFARLGEEIAAIAHPGETRADWVHVDVMDAHFVPNLTLGLPVVEALLKSTDVPIDCHLMIDDPDRWAIGYAEAGAYNVTVHVEAANDPVKLAKDLRAAGAKAGLSVKPGTPIEPYLETLKHYDTLLVMSVEPGFGGQSFIPDVLEKVRTARRLVDTGHLKLVVEIDGGINAETIEQAAEAGVDCFVAGSAVYGADNPGLAVAALREQAARHRAN from the coding sequence GTGGCCGATCGACCCCTCATCGCACCCAGCATCCTGTCCGCGGACTTCGCCCGGCTCGGCGAGGAGATCGCGGCGATCGCGCACCCCGGGGAGACCCGCGCCGACTGGGTCCACGTGGACGTGATGGACGCGCACTTCGTGCCCAACCTGACGCTCGGGCTGCCCGTGGTCGAGGCGCTGCTGAAGTCCACCGACGTGCCGATCGACTGCCACCTGATGATCGACGACCCGGACCGCTGGGCGATCGGGTACGCCGAGGCCGGCGCCTACAACGTCACGGTCCACGTGGAAGCCGCGAACGACCCGGTCAAGCTCGCGAAGGACCTGCGCGCGGCCGGGGCGAAGGCAGGCCTGTCGGTGAAGCCCGGCACCCCGATCGAGCCCTACCTCGAGACCCTCAAGCACTACGACACGCTGCTCGTGATGTCCGTGGAGCCCGGGTTCGGCGGCCAGTCGTTCATCCCCGACGTGCTGGAGAAGGTGCGCACCGCGCGCCGCCTCGTCGACACCGGCCACCTCAAGCTCGTGGTCGAGATCGACGGCGGGATCAACGCCGAGACCATCGAGCAGGCCGCCGAAGCCGGCGTCGACTGCTTCGTCGCCGGGTCCGCCGTCTACGGAGCGGACAACCCGGGCCTGGCGGTCGCGGCGCTGCGTGAA